The nucleotide sequence TCTTTGGCGTCGCGCCGAGTAGTTATAGAGCGACGTATGAGCGCAGGCGCTAAGTTTTCCGAAACCCGGGCATGCAAAAAACACAATAAACCCACACTGTCTAAGCCGAGCAAATGATGGCTAGCATCATTGATAAGGGTTACCGAGAATTATGAATGCTACATCGTCAGTGTTGATACCGACGGCTAACCACAGCGAACGGATGTCTACACGCATCGCCTTCCTTATCGCGGGCTTACTCATGTCCGCATGGGCGCCTCTGGTCCCATTGGTTAAAACCCGTGCTGGCTTGGACGATGGTGGCCTAGGGTTGCTGCTGCTTGGCCTGGGCGGTGGATCTATAGTGGCCATGCCCTTCGCTGGATATCTCACTGCGCACCATGGATGTCGACCGGTCGTAATCTGGGCGACGATTGTCTTGTGCGCCGTTTTTCCGCTGTTGAGCACCGTGGTCTGGCTGCCCGGCCTGGTCATAGCTGTCATTATCTTCGGCGCCAGCATGGGCATGCTCGATTGCGCCATGAACATACAGTCCGTCATCGTCGAGAAAAACAGCGGGCAGGCACTTCAGTCTGGCTTCCATGGCCTTTACAGCGTCGGAGGTATATTGGGCGCCGGGGCGATGACCGCTTTACTGACCTTCGGCCTAGATCCACTGATGGCTGCGCTCTGCATCGTTGCCACCGTTTTGGGAGCGCTTTACAAGGCTGCGCCTGCTTTGCTGACTTATGGCACTGAACGGGGTGGACCATTGTTCGCGGTGCCTAGGGGTATCGTGCTGTTTTTAGGGACGCTCTGTTTCATCGTATTCCTCACTGAAGGTGCAATGCTTGACTGGAGCGCGGTCTTCCTTGTCTCGAACCGAGGGTTAGAGCCGAGCATCGCCGGTTTGGGCTACGCATCCTTCGCCGCTGCAATGACGGTGGGTCGCCTGACGGGGGACACCATCGTCAGCAAACTAGGTGGCGTGCGTGTAGTTGCGCTAGGCGGACTCTGCGCAGCCGCAGGCATGCTCGTGTCGCTTGGGATCGATGGCTGGCCCGCGTCCCTGGTCGGCTACGCCCTGGTCGGGGCTGGCTGCTCGAACATTGTCCCAGTGATCTTTACCGCTGTAGGCCGGCAGCAACGTATGCCACAGGCGGTTGCCATCCCCGCGGTCATCTCGATGGGCTACGCGGGCATTCTGATAGGTCCCGTATTTATTGGGGCAGTCGCCCATCTAAGCACCTTGTCATTCGCTTTGGGCTGCCTGATCGTGCTGCTGGTTTTTGTCAGCACAACAGCTCGAATACTTCGCAATTAACCGAATCTTCAGGCGCGATATCACTCCACTTCATCCTGGAGAAACCCAACAAGAATTGCTTCAGCGTTTTGATGTACCGGAAAATGTGCCCATTGGGGCTGGACCTGCGTGTTTTCAGGGGGGGCGCGGCAAAAGCCAAAGAAATACTTTTCTCTGGACGAAAAAAATGGACCTCTTTTCAGAGATCCATTTTTTAATGCTTGGAGCGGGAAACGAGACTCGAACTCGCGACCCCGACCTTGGCAAGGTCGTGCTCTACCAACTGAGCTATTCCCGCGTCTTGATGATGCGCATTCTATAGCATCCTAATCACCCGTCAACCCTTTGATTCAAAAAAGTTTTATTTCTTTTCAACGGTGGTCCGCAGGTGGGGCCAGGCGGCACGCAGGTATTGCAGCATCGACCACAATGTCAGGCCGGCGGCGACCAGAAGCAAGGCGTAACCCAACAACACCCAGAACGTGAAGTTCGCGGGATTGCCCAGCAAAATGACCAGGGCGAGCATCTGCGCAGCGGTCTTCCATTTGCCCATGTTGGAGACGGCCACATGGGCGCGCGCGCCAATCTCTGCCATCCACTCGCGCAAGGCGGAGACGACGATCTCGCGACCAATGATCACGGCAGCCGGCAATGTCAGCCAAAGGTTAGCGTGTTCTTGCACCAACAATACCAGGGCCACGGCCACCATCAGCTTGTCGGCCACGGGATCGAGGAACGCGCCAAACGGCGTGCTCTGCTCCAGGCGACGCGCCAGGTATCCATCCAGCCAGTCGGTCGCTGCCGCAAAGGCAAACACGGAACTTGAGGCTACATAACTCCATTCATAAGGCAGATAAAACAGCAAAATGAAAATCGGGATAAGCAGGACACGTAAAACGGTGATCAGATTAGGGATATTCATCGGCACAACTGGCTACGAGGTGAGAAGGCATTCTACTCGCTGTGCAGATTTGCATAAATCAACTCAGCGAGCTTTTTACTGATACCCGGGGCTTTGGCTATTTCTTCGATGCTTGCACGAGACAGCTCCTGCAATCCACCAAAATGTTTTAACAGTTCCCGCCGCCGCTTCGGCCCGACCCCGGCAACCCCCTCCAGGGTTGAGGTCCGGCGGGTCTTGCCGCGTCGGGCGCGATGCCCGGTAATGGCAAAACGGTGGGCTTCGTCGCGGATCTGCTGAATCAGGTGCAGCGCCGGGGAGTCACCCTTCAAGGTGAACTCATGGGCTGCGTCGTTCAAATACAACGTCTCGAAACCGGCCTTGCGGGTCGCGCCCTTGGCCACGCCGAGCAGGATCAGGTCGGGCACCGCCAGTTCGTTGAGTACGTCGCGGGCCATGGAAAGCTGTCCCTTGCCACCGTCCACCAACAGGATATCGGGCAGCTTGCCCTCGCCGTCTTTCAGCTTGCTGAAACGCCGGGTCAACGCCTGGTGCATGGCGGCATAGTCATCGCCTGCGGTAACGCCTTCAATGTTATAGCGCCGATAATCGGACTTGATCGGCCCCTCCGGACCGAATACCACACAAGACGCCACGGTCGCCTCGCCACTGGAGTGGCTGATGTCGTAGCACTCCAGCCGCTGAGGTGGCTCGTCCAGCTTGAGCACATCGGCCAACGCTTCAAAGCGCGCGGCAACATGCTGCCGATTGGCCAGACGCGCACTCAAGGCCTGCTCAGCATTGGTTACGGCCAATTGCTGCCAGCGTGCCCGCGTGCCACGCACCCGGTGGCTGATGTCCAGCTCGCGCCCGCGCAGTTCATGAATCGCCTCGATCAGCGCCGCAAAGTCCTCATGGACCACGTTGACAATCAATTCTCCCGGCAGATCGCGCTCGGGACTGCTGACGTAGTACTGGCCCAGGAATGCGGCCATGACCTCGGCGACCTCTTCTTCAATACCCGTCTGGGGAAAGAAGTTCTTGCTGCCCAATACGCGCCCGCCACGTACGCTGATCAAGTGTACGCAAGCGCCACCCGGATTGACGAAAGCCGCGATGACGTCAACGTCGCCAGTCCCCCCTTCCATGCTCTGCTGATCCTGGACCCGGCGCAGCAAAGACACCTGGTCCCGCAGTTCCGCGGCCCGCTCAAAGTCCAGCGTACTGGCTGCCTGCTCCATGGCGCCGGACAGCTCGTCGGCCAGGGCATTGCTGCGTCCTTCGAGGAACATCACCGAATGACGCACATCCTCGGCATATTCCTGGGGTTCTACCAGGCCGACGCAGGGCGCCTTGCAACGCTTGATCTGGTATTGCAGGCACGGACGGGTGCGGTTTTTATAGAAGCTGTCTTCACACTGGCGCACGAAGAAGGTCTTTTGCAGCAGGCTCAGGCTTTCACGGATCGCGCCAGCGCTGGGGTAAGGACCAAAATACTTGCCCTTCTGCTTCTTCGCGCCGCGATGGATGCTCAGGCGCGGAAAAGCACCGTCCGATAAAAACACGTAGGGGTAGGATTTATCGTCGCGCAGCAAAATATTGTAGGGCGGCCGCCACTCTTTGATCAGCGTCTGCTCAAGCAGCAGCGCTTCGGTTTCATTGGCAGTGATGGTGGTTTCGATCTGGGCGATACGCCCCACCAGGGCAGCGGTTTTCGGCGCCAGACCGGTCTTGCGAAAGTAGCTGGCCAGGCGCTTCTTGAGGTTCTTGGCCTTACCGACATAAAGCAGGCGCGCGTCCTCGTCGAACATGCGATAGACGCCAGGACGGCCGCTGCAGGTTGCGAGAAACGCACTCGGATCAAACGAGGCTGTTATTTCAGAGGCTTGCATTTCAGGCGCTGGCGTCCACCATGCCGTGGCGAACCGCCAGCAGGGTCAATTCAACATCACTGCTGATGGAGAGCTTCTCGAAGATTCGATAACGGTAGGTGTTCACGGTTTTCGGGGACAGGCAAAGCTTATCGGAGATCGCCTGGACCTTTTGGCAACCGACAATCATCAAGGCAATCTGAATTTCGCGCTCGGACAGCGCATCGAACGGTGAATCATTGACCGGTTGAAACGACTTGATGGCTAATTGCTGGGCAATCTGCGGGCTGATGTAGCGCTGGCCCGCAAATACCAGGCGTATTGCCTGCACCATCTCGGCCAGACCTGCACCTTTTGTCAGGTAACCGGCAGCGCCTGCTTGTAGAAGCCTTGTAGGGAAAGGGTCTTCCTCGCAGACAGTCACCACCACAACCTTGATGTCCGGATGGCTGCGCAAAAGTTTGCAAGTGGCCCCCAGACCGCCGATTCCAGGCATCTTGACGTCCATCAAAACCACATCGGGCTTCAACTCCCGGGCCTTGATCAGGGACTCCTCCCCCGATTCGGCCTGGCCGACTACTTGCAGGCCATCGATGTCAGCCAGCATTCGTGTAATGCCTGTACGAACGAGATCATGGTCATCGACTACTAGCACCCTAATCAAGCAGACACCTCGCGATATGGTCTTATAGGTTGCTGAACACCTTAGCAAAAAACCAAGGCACAGACCTAGCTGCAAGCGTCATATATATAGAGTTTCAATACGCCGTGAGAGCCTTCGCGATAGCGAACTGCCTGAAATTTCTGGTTTAAGGGTCAGGATTCCTTGGGAGTTGAAGGGATTTTTCCATTCAGGCCGGATGAGTGCTCGGCCAAACTCGACGTCAACCGACGAATTGCATCCTGATCCTCCTTGAACATCGCACGAAAGTCACCCAGCACCTTCTCTTCGTTTCGGCTCAAGTTATCCAGCACCGCGGGCTTGGGGCTACCGGTCAGTACATAAAGGATATCCACACCTTTTTCTGCCACACGGGACAAGTAGTCGGCTTTCGGCGCCCGGCCACCGCTCTCATAGTTGCCTTGTGCGTTTGCTTCGACGCCTCCTATTTCACCAAAATTCTTTTGCGACAGCCCCAGCCGCTCCCTTTCTTGCCTTAACCGCGAACCGATTCCACTCATTTGGATGTATGATCCTGTTTAGCGCCCCCCAAGAGGTGACACTCTCATCTCGTTTTTACACAAACTTGAACGGTTTTGAACTATGCCCGGAATCCGTACTGCTGCACAAGCCAAAGCCTGGCTGGATCATCAAGGAAAGTCTGTTCAAGCGTTCGCCAGGGAACATGGCGTAGACCCGGCAACCACTTATCAAGTGCTCGCTGGGCGTAAAAAGGGACGAAGGGGGGAAGCCCATAAAGTAGCGGTACTTTTGGGCATGAAAGAAGGGGTTGTCCTTAACGAGGTCGAAGGCCAGAGCAACGATCAGGAGCTCATCTCCCAAGGGCAGTATGCGCTTATTGAAACCGAGTAACCGTTTTTACACGATTTAGCCGCTTATCACTGCGCGGGTGTTGATCGACAGTCACGTTCCATGCGCCAGAAACAGTCTTCCTCACCGACGATATTCAAGCCCAGGCGCTGATACAGGCCTTTCGCAGGATTGCTTTTGAACACCGTCAGTCGCAACTGCCGACTCCCCTCCGCACGCGCCTTGGCGATCATTTGCTCCAGCACCCAACGGCCAGCCCCTTGGCGACGAAAAGCCTCCAGAATGTGCAGCTCACGTATATATAACGCCCGAGCGTGCCGACTCAGACTGATAAACCCCAACAACGTGTCACCCTCGTAAATCAACCAGTTTTCCCGACCCGCCCACGCGCTGTCGAACCCCTTGTCGGACCACACAAGACCGTACTGGCGATAATAATCCCCCATCGCGTGCTGGGTGAGCGTGCGGGCAAACGCCAAGTGCTGATCCGACGCGGCTTTGAGCTGAAACGCCATATCCATCCACCTCCCTCAAATCCCGACGTGCTGCCCACTCCAGCGCCCCGCTTCACGGCGCGCGAGCACCAGCCCTTCGCCGACGCCAGGTGCTGCCGCGAGCAAACCACCGCGCTCGCACCAGACTGCGCTGCGCCCGGCACACCGCCAGCCACCGGAAGGGCCGCCGTGGTTGGCCATGAGCACCATCATTGTGTGCTCGGCGGCATATCCCTGGAGCAAAGCAGTGTCCGCCGCGTAACCACCTTCGCTGATCAAAACGCCAGCGGCATACACCGTGGCCCCCAACGCAGCCGCGGCACGCGGGTGACTGGCGTGGGAAAAGTCGGCGCATACGGCGAGTGCGATCCGCTCATCCCCCCACATCAATGCCGCACCGCCCGCGCCTGGGGCGAACACGGCCTCCTCGCCCGGGTGCAGATGCTGTTTGCTATAGACCGCCAACGAGCCGTCCGCCGCCATCACCAGCGCACCAATCAACACCTGCGGTGCCGATGACAGGCGGATCGGCATGCCGACCACCGCTGTCAGGCGCAATTCGCGGGCCAGCTCCCGCAGGGGCGTCAATACAGCATCGTCTGGCGCGATCGCCAGTTCGGTTGCCAATGACGGCTCATACCCGGTCAGCGACAGCTCGGGAAATACCAGTAGTTGCACGCCGTGCTCGGCCGCCACGCGCATGAGCACCCGATGACGGGCGATATTCTCGGGCAGGTCGCCGGCGATGGAAACAGTTTGAGCGGCAGCAAGGGTCAAGGCGGTCATCGTCGCGTCCGGGCAATCATCAGGGTGAGTTCGCGCAGCATATCGGCAGTTGCCCATAGCGGTAAGTACCCGCCGATGATAGAAATTACTGATTGAATCCTCCAGCACGCCTCTAGTAAGCTGCACCCATCATTTGGAGAAACACCATGTCGCAACTCACCTTGATCCAGGCTTGCCCCAGCACCAACGCTCAGCGTTCGGTCGTGGCTACCCGTGTGAACGGTTTGAGCGCACTGGTCAGTTTTTATTTTGGGTATTGGTTTAGCCACTGGCGCGCCTGATACCTGAAATCGGCGCCCACTACTCAAGGGTCGCCTACCAGAGAAATCTAACCCCCGGTCGGCTCCCCGACCGGGGGTTTTGTTTTTTAAGCCCGTTTTTTTTCGCTACAGATCGAATACTTAAAGGAATCAACCCATGAACTACGCCACCTATTACCGCTACGACACCTGCACCGCCTGGCGATTTAGCAAGCTCCGCTCGGGACAGCCTGCCGCCTCCGATCGGTCACCTATCGGTGGCAAGCCAACACACGCAGCCAATCCGGCCAATTGTCGAACACCCCAGTAGGGCTGGCGCGCGGGAATAACCCGCCGTTTGCCCAGGAAGCCTTGAATATGAACTCCTCCATCGCCGCCCTGCCCGTTGCCACCCTGTCCAGCGCCAATGAAACGCTGACCCAGCGCTTGCCCAGCGCCCTTGAGCTCAAACATCAGTTGCCCCTGAGCCCGTTCCTCACCGAGCAAATCACCGCTCACCGCCAGGCGGTACGCGCCATTCTCAATGGCGAAGACTCCCGCTTGCTGGTCATCGTCGGGCCTTGTTCGATCCATGATCCCGAGTCCGCCATGGAATACGCGCGCAATCTGAAGAAACTGGCCAATGAGCTCAGTGACCAGATGCTGTTGGTGATCCGCGCCTACGTCGAAAAACCCCGCACCACGGTCGGC is from Pseudomonas mucidolens and encodes:
- a CDS encoding DNA-binding protein — protein: MPGIRTAAQAKAWLDHQGKSVQAFAREHGVDPATTYQVLAGRKKGRRGEAHKVAVLLGMKEGVVLNEVEGQSNDQELISQGQYALIETE
- the uvrY gene encoding UvrY/SirA/GacA family response regulator transcription factor codes for the protein MIRVLVVDDHDLVRTGITRMLADIDGLQVVGQAESGEESLIKARELKPDVVLMDVKMPGIGGLGATCKLLRSHPDIKVVVVTVCEEDPFPTRLLQAGAAGYLTKGAGLAEMVQAIRLVFAGQRYISPQIAQQLAIKSFQPVNDSPFDALSEREIQIALMIVGCQKVQAISDKLCLSPKTVNTYRYRIFEKLSISSDVELTLLAVRHGMVDASA
- a CDS encoding carbon-nitrogen hydrolase family protein; this encodes MTALTLAAAQTVSIAGDLPENIARHRVLMRVAAEHGVQLLVFPELSLTGYEPSLATELAIAPDDAVLTPLRELARELRLTAVVGMPIRLSSAPQVLIGALVMAADGSLAVYSKQHLHPGEEAVFAPGAGGAALMWGDERIALAVCADFSHASHPRAAAALGATVYAAGVLISEGGYAADTALLQGYAAEHTMMVLMANHGGPSGGWRCAGRSAVWCERGGLLAAAPGVGEGLVLARREAGRWSGQHVGI
- a CDS encoding helix-turn-helix domain-containing protein, which translates into the protein MSGIGSRLRQERERLGLSQKNFGEIGGVEANAQGNYESGGRAPKADYLSRVAEKGVDILYVLTGSPKPAVLDNLSRNEEKVLGDFRAMFKEDQDAIRRLTSSLAEHSSGLNGKIPSTPKES
- a CDS encoding GNAT family N-acetyltransferase, which gives rise to MAFQLKAASDQHLAFARTLTQHAMGDYYRQYGLVWSDKGFDSAWAGRENWLIYEGDTLLGFISLSRHARALYIRELHILEAFRRQGAGRWVLEQMIAKARAEGSRQLRLTVFKSNPAKGLYQRLGLNIVGEEDCFWRMERDCRSTPAQ
- the uvrC gene encoding excinuclease ABC subunit UvrC gives rise to the protein MTASFDPSAFLATCSGRPGVYRMFDEDARLLYVGKAKNLKKRLASYFRKTGLAPKTAALVGRIAQIETTITANETEALLLEQTLIKEWRPPYNILLRDDKSYPYVFLSDGAFPRLSIHRGAKKQKGKYFGPYPSAGAIRESLSLLQKTFFVRQCEDSFYKNRTRPCLQYQIKRCKAPCVGLVEPQEYAEDVRHSVMFLEGRSNALADELSGAMEQAASTLDFERAAELRDQVSLLRRVQDQQSMEGGTGDVDVIAAFVNPGGACVHLISVRGGRVLGSKNFFPQTGIEEEVAEVMAAFLGQYYVSSPERDLPGELIVNVVHEDFAALIEAIHELRGRELDISHRVRGTRARWQQLAVTNAEQALSARLANRQHVAARFEALADVLKLDEPPQRLECYDISHSSGEATVASCVVFGPEGPIKSDYRRYNIEGVTAGDDYAAMHQALTRRFSKLKDGEGKLPDILLVDGGKGQLSMARDVLNELAVPDLILLGVAKGATRKAGFETLYLNDAAHEFTLKGDSPALHLIQQIRDEAHRFAITGHRARRGKTRRTSTLEGVAGVGPKRRRELLKHFGGLQELSRASIEEIAKAPGISKKLAELIYANLHSE
- a CDS encoding MFS transporter; the encoded protein is MNATSSVLIPTANHSERMSTRIAFLIAGLLMSAWAPLVPLVKTRAGLDDGGLGLLLLGLGGGSIVAMPFAGYLTAHHGCRPVVIWATIVLCAVFPLLSTVVWLPGLVIAVIIFGASMGMLDCAMNIQSVIVEKNSGQALQSGFHGLYSVGGILGAGAMTALLTFGLDPLMAALCIVATVLGALYKAAPALLTYGTERGGPLFAVPRGIVLFLGTLCFIVFLTEGAMLDWSAVFLVSNRGLEPSIAGLGYASFAAAMTVGRLTGDTIVSKLGGVRVVALGGLCAAAGMLVSLGIDGWPASLVGYALVGAGCSNIVPVIFTAVGRQQRMPQAVAIPAVISMGYAGILIGPVFIGAVAHLSTLSFALGCLIVLLVFVSTTARILRN
- the pgsA gene encoding CDP-diacylglycerol--glycerol-3-phosphate 3-phosphatidyltransferase → MNIPNLITVLRVLLIPIFILLFYLPYEWSYVASSSVFAFAAATDWLDGYLARRLEQSTPFGAFLDPVADKLMVAVALVLLVQEHANLWLTLPAAVIIGREIVVSALREWMAEIGARAHVAVSNMGKWKTAAQMLALVILLGNPANFTFWVLLGYALLLVAAGLTLWSMLQYLRAAWPHLRTTVEKK